The genomic interval AGTTAACTGCTGTATTTATACCAATAACCTGCCCATCCAAATTAAGTAACGGGCCACCTGAATTACCAGGATTTATTGCCGCGTCCGTTTGAATAGCACCATCCAAAACTTCTGATTTGCCATAATTATCACCTGCTACAATTTGACGATCAATACCACTAATAACTCCACGGGTTACAGTATTTTGATATTCTGAGAGAGCATTACCAATCGCGATTACCGTTTGTCCAATTTCTAAATCGTCAGAATCCCCTAAATCAACCACTGGTAAATCCGTAGCTTCGATTTTCAAAATCGCAATATCATTTACCGGATCCCGTCCCAAAACTGTAGCTTCATGCTTAGTTCCATCATTAAAAATCACAGAATACTCTGCTTCGAGATCACTAACTACATGCTTATTAGTCAAAATTAGTCCTTCGGAATCAATAACAAATCCAGTTCCTCCACCAACTTCTCTTTTTTGAGTTTCTTCCTCTTGCGGTAATGTCCCACTAAAATTCCAATAATCAAAAACATTAGGACCGGTTAAATTATAATAATTACTCAACTCTTTAGTAATTACAATACTAACAACAGATGGTGAAACGTCCTTCACCACATCAATTGTAGATGACTCTTCCGTAACTTTATAAACCTTGGTATTTGCGTTTTTCACAATGGGGTTATTGCCTAAAAATTCCTGCCCCCAATGATAACTTTCTAAATAAGGTTTAAGAAAAAAAGAACCAAAGGCGCCAGCTATAGCGCCAACAACTAAGGCAACTATAATTGTTAAAGCGAATTGCCCTTGATTTTTTCTCTGCATATTTTTTATT from Candidatus Falkowbacteria bacterium carries:
- a CDS encoding trypsin-like serine protease, which translates into the protein MQRKNQGQFALTIIVALVVGAIAGAFGSFFLKPYLESYHWGQEFLGNNPIVKNANTKVYKVTEESSTIDVVKDVSPSVVSIVITKELSNYYNLTGPNVFDYWNFSGTLPQEEETQKREVGGGTGFVIDSEGLILTNKHVVSDLEAEYSVIFNDGTKHEATVLGRDPVNDIAILKIEATDLPVVDLGDSDDLEIGQTVIAIGNALSEYQNTVTRGVISGIDRQIVAGDNYGKSEVLDGAIQTDAAINPGNSGGPLLNLDGQVIGINTAVNWQGRSIGFAIPVNQAKNVIESVKEFGEIIRPWLGVRYVQLNAEIAGLNNLDYENGALVVRGDSETQLAVVPDSPADKAGLVENDIILEVNGVKLDGEHTLLNEIAKYKPDEQVELKIVHDGEEKVITVILVKREE